The following are from one region of the Trueperaceae bacterium genome:
- a CDS encoding aminotransferase class I/II-fold pyridoxal phosphate-dependent enzyme translates to MTTSPFVSRRVAAMPDSVFAVMDAAKRDLRAAGRTPIDLSIGSTDLPPPPAALDAIAAAAHDPDAHGYTLHAATAPLREAAVAWYASRYGLALDADAEALVTIGGQEAFAHLLFAVADPGDAVLLPEPGYPSWFGAVALAGLERVDLPLRPERRFLPDLSAVPTDAAARAKVLVLSYPSNPTAALAPASFFADAVAFAEDHDLLVVHDFPYVDLVFDGAEAPSALAAPGGRERVVELYTLSKSFHMAGFRIGFALGHPGAIGALATAKGAIDFNAWRGIQRGAVEALATPRERLRADAEVYRRRRDALVDALNDAGVPTDRPEASMYVWTRLPGGAHDSVAAALALLDATGVAVAPGVGFGPSGEGWMRFALVRDEATLREAARRIGAAAPALAGR, encoded by the coding sequence ATGACGACGTCCCCCTTCGTCTCGCGCCGGGTCGCGGCGATGCCCGACTCGGTCTTCGCGGTCATGGACGCCGCCAAACGCGACCTGCGGGCCGCCGGCCGGACGCCGATCGACCTCTCGATCGGCTCCACCGACCTCCCGCCGCCCCCAGCGGCGCTCGACGCGATCGCCGCGGCGGCGCACGACCCGGACGCGCACGGCTACACGCTGCACGCCGCCACCGCGCCGCTGCGCGAGGCGGCGGTCGCCTGGTACGCCTCGCGCTACGGCCTGGCGCTCGACGCCGACGCCGAAGCGCTCGTCACGATCGGGGGGCAGGAGGCGTTCGCGCACCTGTTGTTCGCCGTCGCCGACCCCGGGGACGCGGTGCTGCTGCCCGAACCGGGCTACCCCAGTTGGTTCGGGGCGGTCGCCCTCGCCGGCCTCGAACGCGTCGACCTGCCGCTGCGGCCCGAACGCCGCTTCCTGCCCGACCTGTCGGCGGTCCCGACCGACGCCGCTGCGCGCGCGAAGGTCCTCGTCCTCAGTTACCCCAGCAACCCGACCGCGGCACTTGCGCCCGCCTCGTTCTTCGCCGACGCCGTCGCCTTCGCCGAGGATCACGACCTCCTCGTCGTGCACGACTTCCCGTACGTCGACCTCGTGTTCGACGGTGCCGAGGCGCCCTCGGCGTTGGCGGCGCCCGGCGGGCGCGAGCGGGTGGTGGAGCTCTACACGCTCAGCAAGTCGTTCCACATGGCGGGCTTCCGCATCGGCTTCGCGCTGGGGCACCCCGGCGCGATCGGGGCGTTGGCGACGGCGAAGGGCGCGATCGACTTCAACGCCTGGCGCGGCATCCAGCGCGGCGCGGTCGAGGCGCTCGCGACGCCGCGCGAACGCCTCCGGGCCGACGCGGAGGTCTACCGCCGCCGTCGCGACGCGCTCGTCGATGCGCTGAACGATGCGGGCGTCCCCACCGACCGGCCGGAGGCCAGCATGTACGTCTGGACGCGGCTGCCGGGCGGGGCGCACGACTCCGTGGCCGCCGCCCTGGCGTTGCTCGACGCGACCGGCGTCGCGGTCGCACCCGGCGTCGGGTTCGGGCCCTCGGGGGAGGGCTGGATGCGCTTCGCGTTGGTGCGCGACGAGGCGACCCTGCGCGAGGCGGCGCGCCGCATCGGGGCGGCCGCCCCCGCGCTCGCGGGCCGCTAG